A stretch of the Arachis stenosperma cultivar V10309 chromosome 6, arast.V10309.gnm1.PFL2, whole genome shotgun sequence genome encodes the following:
- the LOC130933763 gene encoding phytochrome C-like, with product MCPHFAYMGNLVACVEQQALHGRGIYITNIHCYRFVSYFIGEELRKLIGAPVYIECSSKTQQNVKAVFDAAIKVVLQPPKQKKKKRKVFAILYLCCITHDGVGVPETLLNQMFGREGQESEEGISLLISRKLLKLMNGDVRYLRDAGKSSFILTVDWLLPRN from the exons ATGTGCCCGCATTTTGCTTACATGGGGAATCTTGTGGCATGTGTGGAGCAACAGGCCTTGCATGGAAGGGGAATATACATTACCAATATCCATTGCTATCGCTTTGTGTCTTATTTCATT GGTGAGGAACTGAGAAAACTTATCGGTGCTCCAGTTTACATCGAATGTAGTTCAAAAACACAGCAG AATGTGAAAGCTGTTTTTGATGCGGCCATCAAAGTAGTTCTCCAGCCTCCAaagcagaagaaaaagaagagaaagg TCTTTGCCATTCTATATCTTTGCTGCATAAcacatgatggtgttggtgttCCGGAAACATTACTGAACCAAATGTTCGGACGAGAGGGACAAGAATCCGAGGAGGGTATTAGTCTGCTCATCAGCAGAAAGTTGCTGAAGCTGATGAATGGAGACGTGCGGTATCTGAGGGATGCTGGCAAATCATCTTTCATCTTAACAGTTGACTGGCTGCTTCCCAGAAATTGA